A region from the Mycobacterium heidelbergense genome encodes:
- a CDS encoding helix-turn-helix domain-containing protein, which yields MSDYNQRRQQLIDELSPDDRQVFDKAYATAGPAMQLAETVYRARESAGLTQTELARRMGTTQSAIAAIEAGARTPTVALLERLARACGGRLTIRIDAA from the coding sequence ATGAGCGATTACAACCAGCGGCGCCAGCAGCTGATCGACGAACTCAGCCCTGACGACCGACAAGTATTCGATAAGGCCTATGCGACAGCGGGACCGGCGATGCAACTCGCCGAAACAGTTTATCGCGCACGCGAATCCGCTGGATTAACTCAAACAGAGCTGGCACGGCGAATGGGAACAACGCAGTCGGCGATAGCCGCGATCGAAGCGGGCGCCCGCACACCGACAGTCGCACTTCTCGAAAGACTCGCCCGCGCATGCGGAGGGCGACTCACGATCCGGATCGACGCCGCCTAA
- a CDS encoding type II toxin-antitoxin system RelE/ParE family toxin has protein sequence MADRDAQPWRIELSKEVDQWLDTLPLKAKAQAVRALDLLSERGTELGMPHSRKLADRLWELRFRCERVNQRITSTVEPKRRIITLTTFGKQRNNKRKEVQRARNVLRRHRGDSR, from the coding sequence GTGGCGGACCGCGATGCTCAGCCCTGGCGCATCGAACTGAGCAAGGAGGTGGACCAGTGGCTCGACACGCTGCCCCTCAAAGCGAAGGCGCAAGCCGTGCGGGCGCTCGACCTCCTCTCCGAGCGGGGCACAGAATTGGGAATGCCGCACAGCCGAAAGCTAGCCGATCGGCTGTGGGAGCTGCGGTTTCGCTGCGAGCGAGTGAATCAACGCATCACCTCCACAGTCGAGCCGAAACGGCGCATCATCACCCTCACCACATTCGGCAAGCAGCGCAACAACAAACGCAAAGAGGTCCAGCGCGCACGCAACGTACTGCGGCGACACCGAGGAGATAGCCGATGA